Within Thermus sp. CCB_US3_UF1, the genomic segment GGTTTGCGGCCAGAAAAACAGGGCCCCATCCGCATCCGGGAGGAAGAGGAAGAGGTGGCCTAACGGGGTCGGTGGGGCGTTTTCCGCTAGACTGCTCCCATGGGACCACCTAGCCCCTTTTCCGATGCCGCACGGACCTGGGCCGCGGTGGCCCACCTGGCCCCCCTCCTGGGGTACTTCGTCCTCATCGGCCAGATCCTCCTTCCCCTGGCCGTCCTCCTCTGGGGGCCCAAGGATCCCTTGGTCCAGGCCCACGCCAAGGAGTCCCTAAACGGCCAGATCAGCTACACCCTGTACGGCCTGGCCCTATGGCTTCTGGCCCTCACCGTGGTGGGCCTGGTCCTGGCGGTGCCCCTGGCCCTGGGCCTGGTGCTGCTGGTCCTTTGGAACATGGTCCAAGGGGCCTTGGCCGCAGGCCGGGGGGAGGCCTACGCCTACCGCCTCATCCTGCGCCTGGTGCCCTGACCTCCAGGACCACCACCGCCAGGGCGTGGCCCCGCTCGTGGCTTAAGGAGAGGTGGGCCAGGAAGCCCTCCCCCTCGAGGCGGGCGGAAAGCCCAGGGGCGAAGCGCAGGACGGGCCTTCGCCCCTCCATGCCCACCCAGACCTCCTTCCAGGCAAGACCCTCGGGCCAGCATTTCTGGAAGGCCTCCTTGGCCGCCAGCCGGGCGGCCAGGCTGGGAGCGGGGTCCTGGTGGCGGAGGGCGTAGGCCAGCTCCTCCTCGGTGAAAAGCCGCCTCAGGGCCCTTTCCCCGTGGCGCTCCAGGAGCCTGCGCACCCGGGCGATCTCCACCAGGTCGGCACCCACGGCCCGGATCACGGACCCACCTCCCCCTCCATCGGGTTCCAGTCTACGCCTTGAGCCCTCCGGGGCCCTTGTGCTAGGGTGCTGGGGTGCTGCCCAAGGCCTTTCTCTCCCGCATGGCCGAGCTTTTGGGGGAGGAGTTCCCCCCCTTCCTAAAGGCCCTGACCCAGGGGGAGAGGGCGTATGGCCTCCGGGTCAACACCCTCAAGCTGGCGCCCGAGGCCCTGAAGGGGATCGCCCCCTGGCCCTTGGAGCCCATCCCCTGGTGTCCGGAAGGGTTTTACTACCCCGCCGAGGCCCGGCCCGGACCCCACCCCTTCTTCTACGCCGGGCTTTACTACATCCAGGAGCCCAGCGCCCAGGCGGTGGGGGTTTTGCTGGACCCCAGGTCCGGGGAGAGGGTCTTGGACCTGGCGGCAGCCCCTGGGGGCAAGACCACCCACCTGGCCGCCCGCATGGGGGGGAAAGGCCTCCTTCTGGCGGGGGAGGTGGACGGGAAGAGGGTGCGGGGGCTTCTGGAGAACCTGGAGCGCTGGGGTGCGGGCGTGGCGGTGCTCCAGGCCCCGCCCCGGGCCCTGGCCGAGGCCTTTGGGGCCTACTTCCACCGGGTTCTCCTGGACGCCCCCTGCTCGGGGGAGGGGATGTTCCGCAAGGACAAGGAGGCCATCCGCCACTGGGGGCCCTCGGCCCCCAAGCGGGCCAGCGAGGTGCAGAAGGCCCTTCTGGCCCAGGCGGCCCGCCTGCTGGGGCCTTATGGGGTCCTGGTCTACTCCACCTGCACCTTTGCCCCCGAGGAGAACGAGGGGGTGGTGGCGGCCTTCCTGAAGGCCCATCCGGAGTTCCGCCTCGAGGAGGCCCGGTTCCACCCCCTCTTCGCCCCCGGGGTCCCGGACTGGGGGGACGGGAACCCCGATCTGGCCAAGACCGCCCGCCTCTGGCCCCACCGCTTACGGGGGGAGGGGCACTTCCTGGCCCGCTTCCGCCGGGAAGGGGGCGCGTTCAGCACCCCCCGCCTGGAACGCCCTCCCCCCCTTTCCCCCGAGGCCAAGAGGGCCTGGGGGGCCTTCCTGGCTGAGGCCGGTCTGGAGCTGGAAGGGCTCCTTCTGGAGCGGGGAGGGCACCTCTACCTCCTCCCCGAGGGGCTCCCCTCCCTGGCCGGCCTCAAGGCCCCCGCCCCCGGCCTCTACCTGGGCCTGGTGCAGAAGGGCCGTTTCCGCCCGGCCAAGGCCCTGGCCTTGGCCTTCGGGGCCACCCTGCCCTGGCCTAAGCTTCCCCAGGTGGCCCTGGGGCCGGAAGACCCCCGGGCCCTGGCCTTGGCCACCGGGGAGGGCGTGGCCTGGGAGGGGGAGGATATGCCCTTGGCCCTGGCGGTCCTGAAGACCCCGGTGGGGGATTTTCCCCTGGACTTCGCCAAGGCCAAGGGCGGGGTCCTGCGGCCCGTGGGGATGGCCCTCTAGGGGGATTGGGCCAGGCCCTCCCTGAGGAGAAGCCCCTGCCACAGGGCATAGGCCTCCCGCAGGAGGCCCTCCGGGAGGGGCTGGACCGAAAGCCTCCCTGGGGCCAGGGGGACCACCCAGTGGAGGCTTTCCGATACCTTTTTCTTGTCCCTGGCCAGGTAGGGGAGGAGGTCCTCCCAGGGTGCCAGGGCAAGGGGCGGGGGTTGGAGCCAGCGGAGGAGGCGGAGGACCGGGGGGGTGAGGTCCTCCCCCCCCAGGGCCTTCCCCAGGAGGGCGGCGTAGAGGAGGCCGTAGGCCACGGCGGCCCCGTGGGGGAGGGCGTGGCGGGTCTGGGCCTCGAGGGCGTGCCCCAGGGTATGCCCCAGGTTGAGGAGGCGCCTTTCCCCCGCCTCCAAGGGGTCCTTCTCCGTGATGGCCACCTTCACCGCCACGGCCTCGGCCAGGTAGGCCTCCAGGCGGGGGCTTTCCGGCCCCAGGCCCTCCACCTCTAGGAGATCCTCCCGCCCCGCGATGAGGCCGTGCTTGAAGGCCTCCACCAGACCCTCCTTGAAGGTGAAGGGGGGGAGGGTGCGCAAGGCCCTGAGCTCGGCATAGACCCCCAAGGGGAAGTGGAAGGCCCCCACCAGGTTCTTCCCCTCGGGCAGGTTGATCCCGGTCTTTCCCCCCACGCTGGCGTCTACCACGGCCAGGGTGGTGGTGGGGAAGGAGAGGTACCTGATCCCCCGCAGGTAGGTGGCGGCCACAAACCCCCCCAGGTCGGTAAGGGTCCCCCCGCCCACCACCAGGAGGGTGGCGTTGCGGGGAAGGCCTTTGGCCGCCAGGAAGGAAAGCACCCTTCCGTAGGCCTCTAGGCTTTTGGCCCCTTCCCCCCCTTCCAGGCCCAGGCGGTGTTCCGCCCCCAGGGCCTCGGCCACCTCGAGGGCGAAGCCTTCCACCTTCCGGTCGTAAAGGAGGGCCTTGGGGCCTTGGGGCACCCCCACCTCTCCCAGAAGGCCCTCCCCCAGGAGGATGGGGTAGGGGACGGGGTTACGCACCTCTAGCCTCTGCATACGCCCAAAGCTTCTCCACGATCTCCGCCACCACCTCCTCCACCCGCCGGTGATCCGTGGATACGTGCACGTGGGCTTCCCGGTAGATGGGGGTGCGCGCTTGCAGGAGGGTGCGGATGCGCTCCAGGGGGTTTTCCACCTGGAGCAGGGGCCTTTCCCCAGGCTTGCGGGTGGCCCGTTCCAGGATGGTTTCTGGGCTGGCCCATAGGGCCACCACCGGGCCCCTATGCAAGAGGGCCTGGCGGTTTTCCGGGTCCACGAAGGTACCCCCCCCCAGGGCCAGGACCAGGTAGTCCTTGCCCACCAGCTCCCGCACCGCCTCCTTTTCCATGCGCCGGAAGGCCTCCTCCCCCAGGTGGCGGAAGATGTCGGGGATGGGGAGGCCGGTGCGCCGCTCGATGTAGCGGTCCAGGTCGATGAAGTGGAGCATGAGGGCCCGGGCCAGCTCGCGGCCGATGCGGCTTTTCCCCACCCCCATGAAGCCGGTGAGGCTCACGAAGGTGGCGGGGCGGGGGACCTCGAGGCGGGCCATGGGCCTATCCTACGCCTAGTAGGCCAAGGCCCGCGCCTTGTACCGCTCCACGCGCTCCTGGATTTCTTCTAGAGTATCCCCCCCAAACTTCTCCAGGTAAGCCTGGGCCAGAACGATGGCGCAGAGGGCGTAGAGGATCACGCTGGCCGCGGGGACGGCGGTGGTGTCCGAGCGTTCCCGGGCGGCGTCCGCGGGCTCGTGGGTGACCACGTCCACCGTGGGCAGGGGCCGCATCAGGGTGGCGATGGGCTTGAGGGCGGCCCGGACCACCAGCTCCTCCCCCGTGGTCATCCCCCCTTCCAGCCCCCCTGCCCGGTTGGTTCTGCGGTGGAAGCCCCGTTCCGGGGTCCAGTAGATGGGGTCGTGCACCTCCGAGCCCCGGCGCATGGCGTTTTCAAAGGCGGGCCCGATCTCCACCCCCTTGACCGCAGGGATGGAAAGGGCCATCTGGGCCAGGCGGCCATCCAGCTTCCGGTCCCAGTGCACATGGCTGCCCAGGCCCGGTACCAGGCCGCGGAAGCGGGCCTCAATGACCCCGCCCAGGGTGTCCCCTTCCGCCTTGGCCTGGTCGATGCGGCGGATCACCTCGGCCTCGGCCTCGGGGTCGGTCATGCGCAAGGGGCTTTCCTCAATGCGGGGGAGAAGGTCCCAGGAAAAGGGCACCCCGCTCCAAACCCCGGCCATCCCCGGCACGTACCCCACCCCCTCCACCCCCAGGAGGCTGAGGAGCTTCAGGGCCACCGCCCCCACGGCCACCCGCATGGCGGTCTCCCGGGCGCTGGCCCGCTCCAGCACGTCCCGTAGGTCCTTGTGGCCGTACTTGATCCCCCCGGCCAGGTCGGCGTGGCCGGGGCGGGGGGCGGTGAGGGCCCGTTTCCGCGGTTCGTTCCCCGGGGCCGGGTCCATGACCTCCAGCCAGTTGCGGTGGTCGGCGTTGCGTAGGGCCAGGGCCACCGGGGCCCCGGTGGTGCGGCCGGCCCGCACCCCCGCCCGGAACTCCACCCGGTCGGTTTCGATGACCATACGCCGCCCCCGTCCGTACCCCTTTTGGCGCTTTTCCAGCCAGGGGTTGATGTCCGCCTCGCTTAGGGGGAGGCCCGCGGGAAGCCCCTCGATGATGGCCAGAAGCTCGGGGCCGTGGGACTCGCCTGCGGTCAGGAACCTCATGGGGACATTGTAGGGAGGAAAGGCGTCCAGGGGAAGGCGGGGGCTAGAGCTCCCCCGCCTTCCAACCCCTTCGCCTTAGCGGGAAGCGGTTTCCTTCAGGATATCGGCGGTGATGACCACCAGAAGCTCCCGGTCGGTGTTTTCCTGGGTGCGCTGCTTGAAGAGTTCCCCGATCAAGGGGATATCCATGAGGAGGGGCACCCCTTGCTGGACCTGGTTGCTCTCCTGGGAGGTGAGGCCGCCAAGGACCACGGTCTGGCCGTCCCGCACCCGCATGGTGGTGGTCACCACCTGCTTGGTGAAGCGGTCCACGTCCCCGTCCACGGGGTTGCGCTGGACGTTGCCGGAAACCTCGGCCTTGATGTTGAGGAGGATCTGCCCGTCGGCGGTGATCTGGGGCGTGACCTCCACGATGATGCCGATGTCAAAGGGTACCCGCTCCACCCGGTCCCCCACGATGCGGCGGATGAGGAAGGTTTCCCCGGACTGGAGGCGGGCGGTCTGGTTGTTGAGGACGGTCTGGTTCACGTCCCTAAGGGCCCGGGAAAGCCCCTGGCGCTGGAGGGCCTCGAGGGTGGCCAGGATGTTCAGGGCCGCCAGGCTGCGGGTGCTGTCAAAGATCAGGGAAAGCCCGGAGTCCAGGATGCTGGCCACCACGTTGCCCCCGGCCACCGTGTTCCACTTCAGGCCCAGGTTCTGGGTCAGGTTGGCCTGGACCTCTTGGATGCGTACCCGGAGGTTTACCTGGGGCACTGCCTGGTCCAGCTTGGGGATCAGCCCCTCCACCAGGGCCAGGTCCTCCTGCGTACCCGTGACGATCAGGGTGTTGGTGCGCTCATCCGCCACCACCGTGGCTTGGCGCTGGGGCTGGGCCTGGGCTTGGCCTTGGGCCTGGCCTTGACGGGCCTGGAGGGCCTCCTGGAGCACCTTGGCCAGGTCGGCGGCCTTGGCGTTGGAGAGCTGGTAGGCCCGCTGGAAGACCGGGGGGCCTTGTTCCGGGGCCCGGTCGATCTGGGCCAGGAGGTTTTCCACCTCGGCCAGCTGCCTTTCTGTGCCCCGCACGGAAAGGACGGACTGGCCGGGCACGGTCTGCACCACGATCCCCGGTACCTCCCGGGCCAGGAAGGGGGCCACCTTCTCCGCGTCGGCGAAGCGCAGGGGGTAAAGCCTGCGGGTGGTGGCCTCCTGGGGCGGGGGAGCCGCTTGAGGGGCCACGTCGGCCGCCTTCAGGATCTCGGCGAAGAGGGCCTGTTCGGCCTCAGTGGCCTCCAGGAGGAGGGCTTTGGGGTTGCCGGGGACGCTTTCCAGGCGGGCCTTGGGCAGTTCCCGGCTCAGGAGGGGCCGAAGGCGGGCCTCCACCTCGGCGTAGGTGAGGTTCTGCAAGGCGTAGACCCGGCGCACGGTGGCCACGGGCTTGGGCAGGTCGGCGGCCTCGAGGAGCCCCTTTAGGCGGGCATGGTCCTCCTCGGTGGCCAGGACGATGGCCCGTTTGGGGTCGGTGGGGAGGACGCTCACCTGGGCCCCGGGCACCTGGGCCTGGAGGAAGGAGAGGAGCTCGGGGAAGGTGGCGTGGCTGAGGGTGTAGGCGCGCTCCACCCGCGGCCTGGGCAGGCTTAGGGCGGGAAGGGGGCGGAAATCGATCCCCGCCCGCTGCAGGATGTCGGAGAAGCGGGCGTGCTGTTCCGGGGTGGCCAGAACGGAAAGGATGGCCTTGAGCCGGCCCCCTTCCTCCACCACGATCCAGTTCACGCTAAGCCCGGCGGCTTCCCGGGAGAGGAAGGGCAGGAGGTCGTTTTGCACCCAACCCTTGGCGGCCTCCACGCTGGAGGTGACCTGGACCTGCCCCCCTTGGCCCTGCACCGCCTGGCGGTAGGCCGCCTCGGGGATGCCCACCACGTAGGGCCTGCGCTCCGCCGCCCCGGCCCGGCTTGGGGCGTCCACCAAGGCGGTGATCACCTGGGTGGGGGCCACCACCACCACGTCCGGGGGCAGGAAGAGGTAGTCCAGGTTGAACTGGGTGCCGTAGGTGGCGAAGAGGAGGTCCCAGGCTTCCCGGAAGGCCTTCCCTTGGAAGTCCACCTTCACGTTGGGCAGGGGGGGCAGGGCCTTGGCCGGGTCCCCGGAGGCGTCGTAGGCCCGGTAGATGAAGGGCTGCAGGCCCACGCTCCGCGCCAGGGCCTCCAACACCACGTCCAGGGGCAGGGTGAGGCCAGCCCGCACCTGGCTTTCGGAAACCTTCAGGTTCACCTTGGCTTCAAACCGGGGGTCCTGGGGGAGGCTTCCCGCCAGGGCGGAAAGGCCCAGGGCCACCAGGGCCCAGGTTAGGGGTTTCATAAGGATTCCTTTCACTGACCACCTCCACCTTGTGCGTCCAGTAGGGGGATCTCCAGGGTTTCGTCCTTGAGGGCCAGGACCACGCGGTCGCCCTCGATGCGGCGGACCACCGCCTCGCTTCCGGGCAAGGGGCTGCCCACGGGCAGGACCAGATACCCGTCCTTGGTTTCCAGGATGGCCACGCTTACGGGTCCCAGCAGGGTACCCGAAAGCCTCAAGCCCCGCTCCTCCACCAGGGCCTGCAAGGGCCCCTTGCTGGGAGTCTCGGGCGCAGGGGGTTCGGAGGGTTTCCCCGGGGCTTGGACGGCCTCCTGGGGCAAGGGGGTTTCCACCAGGCCCTCGGGCGCGGCGGGCGCCACCGGGGATTCCACCCGGGCCGGGGGCACATCGGCCCTGGGGGTGGGGGCGAGGACCTTGGGGGCCGGCAGGGCCCCGGAGGTGCCCGGCAGGGGCCTGGGGGCGGGGCTCACCCTGGGGGTGGGTAGGGGCGTACCTTGGCTCACCCGCACCGGCTGGCCTGTGGGCACCGGCTGGGGTACAGGGGCGGGGCTTACCCCGGGGGTGGGTAGGGGAGCGGGCGCGGGGACCTCCACCACCAAGGGGACGAAGGGGTTGGGGGGTGGGGTTTCCCGGGAGGCCCGGGGCAGGGGCAGGGGGGCGGGCTCCGGGGTTGGGGCCGGTGCCGTAACCGTGGTCGTGGACGCCCCCCCTTTGGGGGCTGCCTGGGGCGCTGGGCTTTCGGGGTGGTTTCCGCCAGGGGGGGGATGGGAGGGGCTTCGATGGCCTTGGGGGCCTCCTGGGGCGTCGGGGTAGGGGTGGGGGGGAGGGCGGCCTCCCCGGGGGTCTGGGCGGGCAGGTAGAACCCCACGTACCAAAGGGTGACGGCGCCCACCAGGAGGAGGCCAGCCAAGGGGATTTTTGTGGACTGGGGCAGGTTGCGCCAAGCCTCGGCGAGGCGGGCTAGGGTTTCCTTCACCGTTCACCTCCTTGGCCTTGCTGGCCTCCCTCGGTTTGGGCCTCGAGGTCCTTGGCCAACATGTAGAGGGTCAGGGTCAGGCTGGTGGAGAGGAGGGGGTTGAGGTCCTGGCCCTGGACGCTCAGGTTCAAGCCCGAAAGGGAGCTGAAGCGGGAAAGCCCCTCCAGCCGCCTCAGGTAGGCGTAGGTTTCGGGGAAGGGGGCCTCGAGGGAAAGGGCCAGGTTGACGGCCCGCACCTCGGGCACCGGGGCCGAGGTGGGGGAGCGGGTAAAGGAGCGCACGCTGACCCCGCTCCGGGCGGCCTCGCCCAGGATTTCCGAGAGGACCTGGGCCAGGCGCTCCTCCCGGGGCAGGGCCCGGAGGAAGGCCTGGCGCTCGGCCTGGAGCGCTGCGATGGCGGCGCGGAGTTCGGGCAGGGCCCGCTGGGCCTGGCGGCCCCGGTCCCTTTCGGGG encodes:
- a CDS encoding secretin N-terminal domain-containing protein → MKPLTWALVALGLSALAGSLPQDPRFEAKVNLKVSESQVRAGLTLPLDVVLEALARSVGLQPFIYRAYDASGDPAKALPPLPNVKVDFQGKAFREAWDLLFATYGTQFNLDYLFLPPDVVVVAPTQVITALVDAPSRAGAAERRPYVVGIPEAAYRQAVQGQGGQVQVTSSVEAAKGWVQNDLLPFLSREAAGLSVNWIVVEEGGRLKAILSVLATPEQHARFSDILQRAGIDFRPLPALSLPRPRVERAYTLSHATFPELLSFLQAQVPGAQVSVLPTDPKRAIVLATEEDHARLKGLLEAADLPKPVATVRRVYALQNLTYAEVEARLRPLLSRELPKARLESVPGNPKALLLEATEAEQALFAEILKAADVAPQAAPPPQEATTRRLYPLRFADAEKVAPFLAREVPGIVVQTVPGQSVLSVRGTERQLAEVENLLAQIDRAPEQGPPVFQRAYQLSNAKAADLAKVLQEALQARQGQAQGQAQAQPQRQATVVADERTNTLIVTGTQEDLALVEGLIPKLDQAVPQVNLRVRIQEVQANLTQNLGLKWNTVAGGNVVASILDSGLSLIFDSTRSLAALNILATLEALQRQGLSRALRDVNQTVLNNQTARLQSGETFLIRRIVGDRVERVPFDIGIIVEVTPQITADGQILLNIKAEVSGNVQRNPVDGDVDRFTKQVVTTTMRVRDGQTVVLGGLTSQESNQVQQGVPLLMDIPLIGELFKQRTQENTDRELLVVITADILKETASR
- the rsmF gene encoding 16S rRNA (cytosine(1407)-C(5))-methyltransferase RsmF encodes the protein MLPKAFLSRMAELLGEEFPPFLKALTQGERAYGLRVNTLKLAPEALKGIAPWPLEPIPWCPEGFYYPAEARPGPHPFFYAGLYYIQEPSAQAVGVLLDPRSGERVLDLAAAPGGKTTHLAARMGGKGLLLAGEVDGKRVRGLLENLERWGAGVAVLQAPPRALAEAFGAYFHRVLLDAPCSGEGMFRKDKEAIRHWGPSAPKRASEVQKALLAQAARLLGPYGVLVYSTCTFAPEENEGVVAAFLKAHPEFRLEEARFHPLFAPGVPDWGDGNPDLAKTARLWPHRLRGEGHFLARFRREGGAFSTPRLERPPPLSPEAKRAWGAFLAEAGLELEGLLLERGGHLYLLPEGLPSLAGLKAPAPGLYLGLVQKGRFRPAKALALAFGATLPWPKLPQVALGPEDPRALALATGEGVAWEGEDMPLALAVLKTPVGDFPLDFAKAKGGVLRPVGMAL
- a CDS encoding type 4a pilus biogenesis protein PilO codes for the protein MLAKLGQREWALISIALTLAVALLWYFLLIVPLRQETELVRQEIATLIPERDRGRQAQRALPELRAAIAALQAERQAFLRALPREERLAQVLSEILGEAARSGVSVRSFTRSPTSAPVPEVRAVNLALSLEAPFPETYAYLRRLEGLSRFSSLSGLNLSVQGQDLNPLLSTSLTLTLYMLAKDLEAQTEGGQQGQGGER
- a CDS encoding 4'-phosphopantetheinyl transferase superfamily protein — protein: MIRAVGADLVEIARVRRLLERHGERALRRLFTEEELAYALRHQDPAPSLAARLAAKEAFQKCWPEGLAWKEVWVGMEGRRPVLRFAPGLSARLEGEGFLAHLSLSHERGHALAVVVLEVRAPGAG
- the aroC gene encoding chorismate synthase gives rise to the protein MRFLTAGESHGPELLAIIEGLPAGLPLSEADINPWLEKRQKGYGRGRRMVIETDRVEFRAGVRAGRTTGAPVALALRNADHRNWLEVMDPAPGNEPRKRALTAPRPGHADLAGGIKYGHKDLRDVLERASARETAMRVAVGAVALKLLSLLGVEGVGYVPGMAGVWSGVPFSWDLLPRIEESPLRMTDPEAEAEVIRRIDQAKAEGDTLGGVIEARFRGLVPGLGSHVHWDRKLDGRLAQMALSIPAVKGVEIGPAFENAMRRGSEVHDPIYWTPERGFHRRTNRAGGLEGGMTTGEELVVRAALKPIATLMRPLPTVDVVTHEPADAARERSDTTAVPAASVILYALCAIVLAQAYLEKFGGDTLEEIQERVERYKARALAY
- a CDS encoding shikimate kinase — its product is MARLEVPRPATFVSLTGFMGVGKSRIGRELARALMLHFIDLDRYIERRTGLPIPDIFRHLGEEAFRRMEKEAVRELVGKDYLVLALGGGTFVDPENRQALLHRGPVVALWASPETILERATRKPGERPLLQVENPLERIRTLLQARTPIYREAHVHVSTDHRRVEEVVAEIVEKLWAYAEARGA
- a CDS encoding DUF4870 domain-containing protein, with amino-acid sequence MGPPSPFSDAARTWAAVAHLAPLLGYFVLIGQILLPLAVLLWGPKDPLVQAHAKESLNGQISYTLYGLALWLLALTVVGLVLAVPLALGLVLLVLWNMVQGALAAGRGEAYAYRLILRLVP
- a CDS encoding 3-dehydroquinate synthase family protein; its protein translation is MQRLEVRNPVPYPILLGEGLLGEVGVPQGPKALLYDRKVEGFALEVAEALGAEHRLGLEGGEGAKSLEAYGRVLSFLAAKGLPRNATLLVVGGGTLTDLGGFVAATYLRGIRYLSFPTTTLAVVDASVGGKTGINLPEGKNLVGAFHFPLGVYAELRALRTLPPFTFKEGLVEAFKHGLIAGREDLLEVEGLGPESPRLEAYLAEAVAVKVAITEKDPLEAGERRLLNLGHTLGHALEAQTRHALPHGAAVAYGLLYAALLGKALGGEDLTPPVLRLLRWLQPPPLALAPWEDLLPYLARDKKKVSESLHWVVPLAPGRLSVQPLPEGLLREAYALWQGLLLREGLAQSP